The Micropterus dolomieu isolate WLL.071019.BEF.003 ecotype Adirondacks linkage group LG23, ASM2129224v1, whole genome shotgun sequence DNA window ATATATTCCCAACATCCCAAGCAAACATGTAGCTACAGAGCTACAGCGTCCAGCTTTCATGGGGCGTTCACAGACTTTTCAGCCTTCATTTTCAGCTTTAGGTTCGGCGGCCAGCTCAGCAGTCCCGACTTTCCTTTTTTCAcatccttttcttttcattcactGCATCTGAACTTTATATTCAAAGTCTTGGAGAATATCAGATCACTATTGGATGGCTGGTGCTGCCTGTGGTGGACCTGAGAGTGGCTGGTTATGGTCTTCTGCTCTTTTCTCCTTTTGTCTTTACAAACTGGGTGCCTGTTTTTGCATGAAACCATTTAGATTTACTACAGAGCTCTCCACCAAACAGAATGTAAATGCGTGTCTGATAATGTGGCCATGACAACTCCGACTAGTGACATTTTACTTCTACAGGATCAGAAAAGACTCACCACCTGATGTTCAGAGACTGAAATACAGTGCATCACTCACACAGTCCTGCTTTCAAGGAAGGAAACCTATACAGTCATTGATGATTTtttaatgtgcatgtgttttgaaGGTCACACATATTTTGTCAAATTTTCTGGTGCTCCATTATAAGGTATATATACAGAAGATATCTATtgtcacaaaaagtgacattcgTATAAAATTCAGTACATTCATGTAAAGCGGTTGGTTATATAAAAAGCATGTAATTGTTTTAAAGAAGTGAATTAAATCAGAATAAAAAGGACGCTGCATCCCAGTGTGTTAAAACCACAGAAGAGAAAAACTTCTGACTACATCTTCCTGTTTCGGGCGattattatactttttttaaGTAAGTTCTCTTGATGGCTGTGTCTCTGGTGTTATTTTTATATGGTTATGACTGAAGAACTAAACCCTTCTCGCATCGTGGCTTCCTCAGAGTCTGATGCATTTCAGTCCTAGTCTCTGCCAAGTGAGGAAAACCGATCTCTGTCCTGCAATCATTCATGACACACTTCTCATATTACAGGCTTCCACTTAACAgttgcgctctctctctctctctttattaaCACATAAACTCAAATTAAGAGTCTTTAAAAACACTGGAGAAAAAACCCCACAATTGTTCCAGGGATgagattgtgtgtatgtgcaggaTCAGCAACTCATTAACTGAACACTCCGGCTTTACATCTTTGGTCACAGCATGTTGTTAGGGACAACACAGACCATGTCTGCAAAATGCCCGATTTCTGGTTCTCATGTGACCTCTGAATTTAAAATATCAAGCCTTGAATTTCACAACTCACCCAAGATGACTACTAAGGGTCTGATCATACTATAACTGTATAAATGATTGTTTTAGCTCAGTTCATCGTCTCCTAAATTGATTTGAAACTTGTCCACAAGATCATTTTGTCCTTAAGCTTGTACTGTAACAAACAAAGGCCAATGAAAATCTAAGAAGATATGAAGCCTTTTAAATCAGTTTTCCATTCCTCATTTTTGTGCGCATCCACTGTAATGCTGGCTGAACACCACAACACCACAGTTTGAACCCCAtgaatatgaaaacattttctatccacattattttcagtgttgaaTGCTAAATTTAAGTGCAGATTTACATGAAAGGCCTGTGTGGAGGAATGTTTAGATAGATGTCAGCTATTAATtaatgtgcaggtgtgtgtctgtgtgtgtgtgtgtgtaaggctACCTGTCCACCCATGCGTCTGTCTTGTATAATAGATTAGCTCAGTATCGCCGTGTTATTCTAACCCTGcaggagaaagaaagatggagagaggaatagagagaaaggaaaaacatatgAATAATTGAGCCCAAATCAGTTTAGTGGCCCTCAGTCCCTTCCTACTCTCAGTGTAATGAAGTCAGTGCCCGCAACTGGATTCTCCAAGAAACTTCTGGATCGGAGAGAAGAAAAGACGCAACCTTGGGCATCTGAGGGAAACCAATACATTCTTCCAAAagctttagtttttgattaTCTCTATGACATTTTTTGGAGTAAAGAGCTAGTTGGACTCATCATCATGATACCATGGTGGCCCAATTACTAGGGCTGGCCTTTCTATTTCTACCTACCAACCTGGTCACCTTTACTACATATGGTAAGGGTTTTCCAATGTCTTTTGATTCATTTACACTTATCTGAGTTGCAGTTAAAAATTGGCTTTTATATAACATGATTTCAATAGTTGATGAACATATTAAGACAAACTAATAGAACTGCTGATATGGGGCTGGGTGAAAATGATTTATCATCGACTTTTAGTGGAATCTGTTGtaattttcttttacaaatTTCAGATTTGAACTATTGCAGAAACTTGACAATGGACGCTGATATCAATATTTAATACTGaagttaaaaatacataaaaatacatatataaatatatatctgaGATGAGCAAGTATATGGATATATATATTGTCCTGACCAATTTATagtttgattttgtttaatAATGTGTAACATTGGAAAACAGTTAATCGCACTGAAAGTCAATTTGATTATGTGATATGCGATATTTGCACACCTTCTGCCACACTAGGATACAGTATCTcacttaaaaatatttataccAATATTGCGATATTTATTTGAATCGTATCGCCTAAAAGGTCTAACTAAAAGGTctgtgagaagaaaaaaaagaacagctaAGGAAGCAAAAGATGGTTGATAAATTGAATATTCCAGGAAATATAATTTGACTAATCCAGTTATCTGTTTTGGAATCCCTTGTTAAACTATTACACAGTGTCTGAAACTTATAGTGTAATCAATCCCGTAACTGAACACTAGCAGGGCACACGACACCACCATCTCCTTTTCCTTCGCACACATAATTTtccctgcatgtctgtgtatcctctccctcctccagcGGTGCAGATCGATAACAACAAAGGGGAGGTGGTGTACCAGGACACCAGTGTGTATGGGGTGGTGGGAAAAGCGGTAATCCTTGAGTGCGGTACCACCTTACCTGACATGTACATATGGAGCTTCACCAAGCCCGGTACTGAAGCTATAAAAGCTGTGGTGTATGATTTGGGGTACGGGCCGAAGCTCCAGAAGCTGGCCGAGACACTCGGACAGCTGACAGTCATCTCAAACAGTGCAGCTGTGAGCATTGAGAAACTGCCTCTGGCTGCTCATGGCCTCTTCACCTGCCAGGCCTTCTATGACATAGAAGTGGAGCCCAaagtctactactactacgtGCACCTCACTGTCCGAGGTAAGAATCCCTACACTGTGGAACACTTTGTCTGAAACCACCCTGTTATTCCATCTTTGATAAACAAAATCTGCATGTTTCCAAACACTACTTAAACACACCTGGACGCTAGAGCTCAACTAAGGCCAACACCCATCCATATTCAAAAACCTGAGAACAATATATCAATCAATATTATTTTTTCCTACTTAAAtgcatgacataaacaaacttttttgatAAGGatccaggtgtgatgaagaagttCCCTGATACTCACAATGACAAAGAGACTGGTACCCGCACACAGCGTGGAAACAAAACCAAATCTCACAAAACcatcttttatttctccctctGTATTTCCCCTAGTGTCTATAATTTTTTCCTACCATATCATCTTTAAATTACTTAAATCAGAACAGCCAACTGACGTTTAACTCAAGTGCGTTACCGTCCAATGAAAACTTTTGGTCTCATGTACaacagaagaagcagaagaaacaGTCTGACACACATCCGAtgagcaaaaataaaatcattccaTTGCAACACAGTCACCACCAAGTTGATTCAGATGCAATCAATGTTGATGGCTTTGGTATCTGGGCTAAATATATCACTTCCAAACAATGGGTTCAGGCCTTGGTGTAGCTCGGCTGTGACTCTGCTGAATGGTTTTCTTAATGGAATAGTTCAACACTTTAGAATAAACACTTAAAAGGTAAAATGGCATACATATATTTTCTGACCATATGTGTTCTTAACCTGCTTTAGAGACAGTAAACATACCTAAGCGTGTGACTTTGTCTTGAATACAGTTCCCGTCAGTAAACCTTACCTCTTGATCAGTGACGCATCACCAGTGGAAGGATCTACAATGTGGATGCGCTGCAATCTGGACAATGGGACTGGACCGATCCAGTATGTGTGGCAGCATGAAACACGCAGTGGCAACATCTCAACCTTTGCACAGGGCAACACCAGCGTTGTGAACATAACCGACATCAACCGTGACCACACAGGCTGGTACCGCTGTGTGGCCAGCAACGCCGTCAACAGCGAGACCTCCAATCGGTTATGGCTGGACATCATCTGTGAGTATTTTAGCGCTTGGGTTTTCTAACTTTTTGTACAAGGTTAACCTTTTTAAAGAGACTACATGTATTTATAACATTAATAGAttattgtgcatatttgtttcCCTTTTCACAAGTTGTTCAAAGGTTTTTGtcaaatttcaaaatataagCCCTCTAATGCTCATTAAAACCATGGCACCAGCAGGAATTGGAGATGAGGCAGGCATGAATTGTTATGCTTTGATGGCTTTTCCATCTAATGCGgagctttcttttctttggcatttgaTGTGTGAGTGGTAATCAATAAATTGCGAAGACATGCATCTTCAGCATTTGTCACACTCAGAGAAAATGTCACCATGTGACATGTCTTGAATGACGAGTTTAATAAATCATTACTCacactgtttcatgttttagtCATAGGTCAGCTTTTGTGGACAACTCTATACTTcaagtttacatttatttaaattcattCACTTTTGTTCTCTTGGCATTTAAAACACAGTGTTATATTCTTTCTGCTTTGGCTCGTATTTTCAAAAtctgtgtactgtatatgtaagtACTTACACTCCAGGATATTTTAACAACCTGTTTAAAATTTACATATGGTGGATattttgtacagtatattttaatCCGACTGTTTTGTAGATTTGGTTTGGGTTCACTTGTGCATTTGTCGAAAGGGTCACTGCAAATCAATACACACAACTTGTTTCCGCTGACCCTGAGGGGCCAAAAATATCAGTCATTGCAGGTTTAATGACCACAGAGGTATGGTGGTGGACCTTGTTATGGACACAGTGTATAACAGCACCATCCCATCAACatcagtgaacacacacatgcacatggacACAATTCACATTCAAATATCCaacaaaacatcacaaacacagGTGCACATTCACTCAGGTTTGGAGGATTTAATAGATGGGAGGGGGTGCTAATGATATTGAGGACGTACTGACAATAAGAGTGTTGCAGTGTAGGATGTGTCTCACTACAAACGTCATTTCTAAACATGAGGTTACTCAGCTGTGTGTACGTAACATGTCTGCATCTTTCACATCTGGAGTGTGTTCATGTTCTTTCTCCTCAGTTGGCCCGGACATTCCTCAGATAGACGTGACTCCGTACAGTCTGACAGAGCGGGGATACTCGGCcctggagagagagactgtTTCTTTAATGTGTCAGGCCCAGTCCAACCCGGTCAGTCAGTACGTCTGGTTCTACAATAACTCCCAGGTCTTCACCGGGCCGCAGTTCACCATCATCAAGATCCTCCGCATGCACACCGGCGACTACACTTGCTTGGCACAGAACACCTACCTCAACACCCGCTCCAAAAAAACCATCAGCCTGACTGTCTACTGTGAGTGTGATCTCTGACCTTGGACCATGCCACCAGTATGACATCATATTAGGGCGATTCTTGGTGAAACAATAATAACTACGGAGCCAGGTGAGGGGGGTAATATTTCAAGATTAAAgtcatacatttatgagaaaaaacatacaaatttacaagaaaaaaactacaatattcAAGATTATACATCATAAATTTGCaagaaatattatttaatactACTTTTTAGATGTGATTTTGACTGTAGTCTACTGAAAAGGTGGTATGCAGATGTTAATAACAACAGCCGTCACATCTAAGCTACTTTCACCGACCAGTATTTTGAGATATTTCCTTCTTTTGAAAGGCCAAAAGCATGAACAACTGCAGAAGAACTGCAGATATTAATAAATGACTAAGATGTGACACATGCTTTCAAATGGCTTTGTTAGAATCGCTCATATCTGCCTAACTGTCTGAAAGCATCACCTTTTATATTTGCACTGACTCTTGTCTTGTGTTATTAATGACTGAAGAAAAAACCTTTTCTCGTAAATTACCACTTCCCcagctctgtaaaaaaaaaatctacaatggccctaataTGCTGTCGTACATCagtcctcctgctcctctctaGTCAGTCCCAGCCTGTGTTCTTTTGTCTTTGTGCTGCAAATGGCAAAGACTGAGATTCAGACTTGACATTTATTGTACAAGACTAAGAGAACAAAAATCCAGGATCGTAATCACCTCCTTTCATCTTGAATCTCCTCCTTGAATACAACTCACTGATCATTTCACTTCCAACTGTTTTCAACCTCCTTCGATTCTTCTGCTTTAAACATTACTCCATTCAGTCCATCACCTCTCATATTTCAAGCTCTGTATACTCACTAAGACttcaaaacagacacaaaaggtTGCAAATGCACATGCACTCACTTACACgccaagacacacacaaacagcagagtGTGGAAGTGCTGCAGACCTATTCTCCTGTTCAGGCCATCTGGGAAGTTGATGGGACTCTCTGGCAGGTATCatgctgtgatgtcacagccATGGCAAGTGTTGGTTGGCTAGAAGGCCGGTGCTTGTCATTCTGCTCTCCTGTTTGGTTTTGCTGAGTTTCTGCATTTCTGGTAGTCACTCAGATCATGTGTCTGATCTAAAAGGATACATCGCCCAAGAGAGATAGATAGCATTCCCTTTTTATGCACACCTTTCACATTAGAAAAGACAGGCTTTGTATTACTGACTACACATTCATCTGTGTAATCTAGCTCTATCACAAGAAAAGGTTTCAAGTGAAAAGACATCCAATGAAAAGCATATTTCTTCGATCCATTTTGTAAGATGATTCATACTTGTCATCCTGGAATACTGTAGCCCCACCGGGACTTTCTCTTGCCCTGATGACCTCATATAGCCCCCACTATGCACATCACTGCCTCGTTACGCTGTATCTTATCCCCACAGACCCGCCCGATGGCTCCCCCTCCTGTTCTGTGGAGCCTGCTCTGAATTACACCTCTCTGAGATTGCTCTGCTCCTGGTCCGGTGGATTCCCTTCACCCTCCCTTAAATGGACCGGAGACCTGAAAGGAGTGGGACAAGACGAGGCAGGCGCAGGGCAACAAACAAATCCACTGACTAACACTGCCATTGTGCTGCCATCTGAAGACGTGACTATCAACAACAGCTTGTTTACATGCACGGGCTCCCACGTGGCACTCAAACAATCGACAGAGTGCAGCACACGCACATGTAagcaacagaaagagaaagtttTGCTCACTGATTACAAAACTTCTCGCATCTCATTAAAACGTCTTCTCCTCCATCAGATATTCCCCTTGCAGAGCCAGTGTGTTTTGCCTATGTGACTAACAACAACCAGTATCTGATGCTGTCCTGCTCCTGGGATGGAGGGGCCCCGAAAGCCTTGGTGTGGTGGGAAGGCCCGGGAGGCCAAGGCAAAGGTGGGGAAGAAAACTCCAACATCCTGATCATTCGCTCTGGCACCGCCCCCAGCGGGAAACCCTACACCTGCTATGCTAAGCATCCACTTCTGGGCCAAACCAAGACCTGCAGGCTCACACTGGGTCAGTTTACATTGCCAGAAACACCTTACAACAAATAGCAGATATGGTTTGTTAATGAATTTATACCTTGTCACCTGTAGAGGCTCCTGTATTGCTGACACAGCGCAGAGTTGTGTCTGTATACGAGGGGAGTGATGTCCAGCTCACCTGCAACCTGAGAACCAACTACCTTCCTGTCAGTGAAATCAGCTGGTTTAATAATCGGGGAGTGGATGTCCAAGGCACCTCGAAGTACACACTGCTGCGAACATCTGCATGGGCCAATCTGACTGTGAGAGACACACGTGAGACTCAAGACAGCGGCGAGTACAGGTGCTCCACTTCCAACGCAGTGGGAGGAACTGAAATCAATGTCACTTTAGTGGTCAAGAGtaagagttttatttttcaccTGTATTTGTTGTCTTCCTGTCAGAGCTTTCACAGGGATACGTATCAGACTTTACCTGGCCAGTGAAcagagtgaggaaaatgtggtCAGATACGGGACTTTTGGCAGACTTCCTCAGGTCTTGCCAGGCAACAAACAGAGACTCGAGGAAGTCATGGCACccaaacaagaaacagtccaacAAATAAccacttgtaaaaaaaaataaaaccaattaTCATTGTTACATTTTAgcacaaatttaaataaacaagaagTAATGTATTAATTGgtgagctttagatgtgctAGTAGTAGAaggagtttgttacttttggaaagagccaggcttgctgtttcccccagtttcaagtctttatgctaaactaagctaactagcCACTGGCTGTAACTTCATATTCACTGCACTGACATTGgggtggtatcaatcttctcaacTCTTAGGaaaaaagtgaataagcatatttcccagtAAGACTAAGAGTATACAGCTTCATTTGGGTTTTTAgctgaatgctaacatgctcatggTAAGGaggtataatgttcaccatATAAAAATGCTACAAATACATAGCACTAAACAAATTGTACAACTGAAGCTGAAGGGAATGTCAAAAGTTTTGGATATATTTTGGATATTTGGTGACGAAACAAAATACTGGACAAATTACAGTAtgacctgatggtggtgctagaCTGAAAGTGAGGGAGTCACCGGAGTAATTACAATCCATCAGgagggacatgaatgtctgaaccacattttatggcaatccatccactagttgttgaaatatttcagtcaggtGAAGTGCATatctgactgtttgtgttttgtctttttttcaggGTACCCAATGCCACCCAATACAACCCTGGTCAAGACAAAGTACAACAGCCGACAGCGTAACGAGGTGGACCTGGAGTGGCAGGTACAGAACGAGACAGATGGAGGTTGGACAGGTTTCATCCTGGAGCACATATGGGTGTCAGAGCGACCAGGAAGGAGAGGCAGCAGCAATGATTCAAAGGTGACGATCAGCCCACCAGTCTGGTACAGTAACATCATCGAGGACCCAGACATCAGGAGTCATACAGTAGGGAGTCTGATACCGACTGCTACCTACCGGTTCCGCATCACACCTGTGAACCACCGCACCATCGGACACCCCTCTGCAGCAAAGACTCCAGGTATAGTAAGTGAACAGAATGAGGAAATGTGGTCAGATACAGGACTTTTGGCAGAGAACTGAGCAAAGACACAGGCTTGAGTCAGGGATGTCTTAACAAATAGATTGTTAAAAATGGGCAAAGGCAGGAGAAACTTGTGAAAAGATGTGACATGTGAGTTAGGTAATATTCAAACATTCAATGTCAGTGTCTTGCTGTGATTGCTGTTTTGATGACAGTCTaacttatttgtttttctttttttgttatccACTTAGGTGAAAGACTCACACAAactaaaaacacatacaaacagttACACACACCTCACAGCTTCACAACTTCCACTCACTTCCTCTTTACCTCCTTCTCTGACCTGTTCCTTACTTACCCTCAAACTGGCCCTGTGTGCTactttttgtaaattatttgtGTTAATTGATTGCTCTAACCAAGCCAGGTGATTGTTTTGGGTCTAGAAAGGCTTGTAGGTCAGGTGTCAGGGTAGGAAAGGCCAGTGGTTTTCAACCCCTGTACTGTCAATCAGTCAGTTCAGTCCACACCAGTTCAGCATACATGTGCATACAGCACAGCGGCCATAGTGGCCAGAAGTGACAATCATAAGGATAATGGTAAATGCTAAAAGAAAGTTTATCAGTACCACAAGCAAAGAAAAGCCACTAGTCAGCAACCTGACTCGGGAATGTCAGTTAAAAAGCAATATCTTCATAAAgtttgctaaattagccaccaTGGAGTGTACTAAACTGAGCAATGctgttttattgcttatgaatTAAAGTTTTTAATTGTAAGAGGAAGAATGTGTTGTTTCCTCTTTCAAAGGTTACACAGTCTTGCTCAGACCTAATTATTTTGTCAACCAAACCtaagaacaaacacattttcccaaattattttagtaatttacAGTGAAGCTAACATTTCGAACATGGGTTGAGAACCACTAAAGGAAGGTGAAAAAACAACATGAGACATTTATTAAGTGCAGCAACTGTCTGTGTTTGGTCAGAGGTGTACTATTTTGCAATGTGTAACTCTGATGTGTTGCAGCGGAACCACGCTACAATTTGTACCCTGCTGTGATTGGAGCAGTTATAGGCGGAATGCTCTTTGCAGCCATCCTCACAGCgctgctgtttgtgttcatAATTCGCAATCGCAACAACAATCCTCGTGAGTCCCACACACAAGCACCGACATCATAATGACTTGAGTAATAAAGCCACTGTCCCGATATGTTACATAAATGTTCTGTGTTTCTTCCTCCAGGACTACATGACATGTTGTTTGGTTTGTGAGTATCTGTATTACTgtctatatactatatactataaaaatgtgcagtttgtCATAATGTTGACAGCCAATGTGGTCTACAGACATGCTATTAAAACGGTTTCTTCTTTTGGTACAATCCAGGCAGCACAGCCAGTCGAGGGAAAACATCAACATCCCAGAGGATGAAGTAGTAGGCGGCTCAGAGGGAGGAGTAGAGGAGATTGGTGGATTATCCAGTCCAGGCAAGATGAACACACATTAAACGCAGTTTCGTGAAAATCTAAAGATGAACTGTATGCTTCAGGGttaccaagcaggaacctctgggtcttaaacctgcattctttctaatagCCAACAGTGGGCGACTACAcctgttgcaaaaaaaaaacagattgtatagaagtctatgagaaaattaacatgatttattacctcagtaaacactttcctaatgaggttatggtctcagttgctagtttcaactcttcttcaacacaacatggtGTTCACTTAGTAAATTACGCTCCAATAAAGagtaaaatagacaataaagcagggTACGCTTTAGGGAGTGGCTACACTGTGATTAACAAGTcactaccatggtgacctgtcacgCGTAGCAATGCATATCAGCAcctccaaatatggtcacttc harbors:
- the LOC123963703 gene encoding V-set and immunoglobulin domain-containing protein 10-like 2, with translation MVAQLLGLAFLFLPTNLVTFTTYGMSVYPLPPPAVQIDNNKGEVVYQDTSVYGVVGKAVILECGTTLPDMYIWSFTKPGTEAIKAVVYDLGYGPKLQKLAETLGQLTVISNSAAVSIEKLPLAAHGLFTCQAFYDIEVEPKVYYYYVHLTVRVPVSKPYLLISDASPVEGSTMWMRCNLDNGTGPIQYVWQHETRSGNISTFAQGNTSVVNITDINRDHTGWYRCVASNAVNSETSNRLWLDIIFGPDIPQIDVTPYSLTERGYSALERETVSLMCQAQSNPVSQYVWFYNNSQVFTGPQFTIIKILRMHTGDYTCLAQNTYLNTRSKKTISLTVYYPPDGSPSCSVEPALNYTSLRLLCSWSGGFPSPSLKWTGDLKGVGQDEAGAGQQTNPLTNTAIVLPSEDVTINNSLFTCTGSHVALKQSTECSTRTYIPLAEPVCFAYVTNNNQYLMLSCSWDGGAPKALVWWEGPGGQGKGGEENSNILIIRSGTAPSGKPYTCYAKHPLLGQTKTCRLTLEAPVLLTQRRVVSVYEGSDVQLTCNLRTNYLPVSEISWFNNRGVDVQGTSKYTLLRTSAWANLTVRDTRETQDSGEYRCSTSNAVGGTEINVTLVVKRYPMPPNTTLVKTKYNSRQRNEVDLEWQVQNETDGGWTGFILEHIWVSERPGRRGSSNDSKVTISPPVWYSNIIEDPDIRSHTVGSLIPTATYRFRITPVNHRTIGHPSAAKTPAEPRYNLYPAVIGAVIGGMLFAAILTALLFVFIIRNRNNNPRLHDMLFGLQHSQSRENINIPEDEVVGGSEGGVEEIGGLSSPGPTMAIPRASSPLTTSPGSAIPTTSQAPPPGDDNEPVSVTITVNVTDP